In the genome of Vicia villosa cultivar HV-30 ecotype Madison, WI linkage group LG7, Vvil1.0, whole genome shotgun sequence, one region contains:
- the LOC131615741 gene encoding cytochrome P450 71D10-like has translation MELHNNFYNFTLLVSFLSLFVLFKIVTRWNTSKNSNANLPPGPWTLPFIGNIHQIISSSQPHHCFKNLADKYGPLMHLKLGEVPYIIVSSPEMAKEIMKTHDLNFCDRPNLMLSTIFSYNATDIIFSIYGEHWRQLRKICVIELLSVKRVQSFRSIREEEVDDLVKSIATSEGSIVNLSHKISDMTHGILTRAAFGKRNKHEQVFKSALDELVSLMGGFCVADLYPSVKLLQRMSTAKKKFEKVHREIDMIMQDIVDDHKNIHRRVSKDEDIVDALLKIQQENEHTQHRVTDVNMKSIILDMFAAGTETSSDVTEWCMSEIVKNPKVMEEAQAEVRRVFDKKGYVDETELHQLIYLKSVIKETLRLHPVIPMLLPRESRERCKINGYDIPAKTRVMINAWAIGRDPRYWVEAESFKPERFLDSNHDFISTNFEYIPFGAGRRICPGLAFGLPSVELSLAQLLYNFNWKLPNGMKNEELDMTEAIGITARRKHDLCLIPIIRRL, from the exons ATGGAGCTTCACAACAACTTTTATAACTTCACCTTATTGGTTTCCTTTCTCTCCCTCTTTGTACTATTCAAAATAGTTACAAGATGGAATACTTCTAAAAACTCTAACGCCAATTTACCACCAGGACCATGGACACTGCCCTTCATAGGGAACATACATCAAATTATCAGCAGCTCACAGCCTCACCACTGCTTCAAAAATTTGGCAGATAAATATGGACCTTTGATGCACCTCAAACTTGGTGAAGTACCTTACATAATAGTTAGTTCACCAGAAATGGCCAAAGAGATTATGAAAACACATGATCTCAACTTTTGTGATAGGCCAAACCTTATGTTGTCAACAATATTTAGTTACAATGCTACTGATATTATATTCTCTATATATGGAGAGCACTGGAGGCAACTACGAAAAATATGTGTTATAGAGCTATTGAGTGTAAAGCGTGTCCAGTCATTTAGGTCCATAAGAGAAGAAGAGGTGGATGATCTTGTTAAATCAATAGCTACAAGTGAAGGATCAATTGTTAATCTTTCTCATAAGATTTCCGACATGACACATGGGATATTGACGAGGGCAGCTTTTGGTAAAAGGAATAAACACGAACAAGTATTCAAATCAGCACTTGATGAATTAGTAAGTTTGATGGGGGGATTTTGTGTGGCTGATTTGTATCCATCTGTTAAATTGCTTCAAAGGATGAGTACGGCGAAGAAAAAATTCGAAAAAGTTCATAGAGAGATTGACATGATAATGCAAGATATCGTCGACGATCACAAAAACATTCACAGGAGAGTAAGCAAAGATGAAGATATAGTTGATGCTCTTCTCAAGATTCAACAGGAAAATGAGCACACACAACATCGCGTGACTGACGTAAATATGAAATCAATCATCCTG GACATGTTCGCTGCTGGTACTGAAACATCCTCAGATGTTACGGAGTGGTGTATGTCTGAGATAGTAAAGAATCCAAAGGTAATGGAAGAAGCACAAGCTGAAGTAAGAAGAGTGTTTGATAAAAAAGGGTATGTAGATGAGACAGAGTTGCATCAACTGATATACTTAAAGTCTGTCATCAAAGAAACATTAAGGCTGCATCCTGTTATACCAATGTTACTTCCAAGGGAAAGTAGGGAGAGATGCAAAATAAATGGGTATGATATCCCAGCCAAGACAAGGGTGATGATCAATGCTTGGGCTATTGGAAGAGATCCAAGGTATTGGGTTGAAGCTGAGAGTTTTAAACCCGAGAGGTTTCTTGATAGTAATCATGATTTCATAAGTACAAACTTTGAATACATACCATTTGGTGCTGGAAGGAGGATATGTCCAGGACTTGCATTTGGCTTGCCCAGTGTTGAGCTATCTCTTGCTCAATTACTTTACAACTTTAATTGGAAACTTCCCAATGGTATGAAGAACGAAGAACTAGATATGACCGAGGCAATTGGGATTACTGCAAGAAGAAAACATGACCTATGCTTGATTCCTATTATTCGTCGTCTTTGA
- the LOC131615742 gene encoding cytochrome P450 71D10-like, with translation MELHSSFSNFTLTASFLFLFVLFKIVKRWTTSKNSNANLPPGPWRLPFIGNIHQIISSPLPHHSFKILAQKYGPLMYLRLGEVPYIIASSSEMAKEILKTHDLSLCDRPNLMLSTIFSYNNTDIIFSVYGEHWRQLRKICVIELLSVKRVQSFRSIREEEVDDLVKSIAASEGSIVNLSRKISDMAYGIVARAAFGKRSKNEQAFKSAIVEIASLLGGFCIADLYPSIKMLQRMSMAKKKIEKLHIEIDKVMQDIIDDHRSTQRC, from the coding sequence ATGGAACTTCACAGCAGTTTTTCTAACTTCACCTTAACGGCATCCTTTCTCTTCCTCTTCGTACTATTCAAAATAGTTAAAAGATGGACTACTTCTAAAAATTCTAACGCCAATTTACCACCAGGACCATGGAGACTGCCTTTCATAGGGAACATACATCAGATTATTAGCAGCCCATTGCCTCATCATTCTTTCAAAATTTTGGCACAAAAGTATGGACCTTTGATGTACCTAAGACTTGGTGAGGTACCATACATAATAGCTAGTTCATCAGAAATGGCCAAGGAGATTCTGAAAACACATGACCTCAGTTTATGTGATAGGCCAAACCTTATGTTGTCCACAATATTTAGTTACAATAATACTGATATTATATTTTCTGTATATGGAGAACACTGGAGGCAACTACGAAAGATATGCGTTATAGAGCTATTGAGTGTAAAGCGTGTCCAGTCATTTAGGTCCATAAGAGAAGAAGAGGTGGATGATCTTGTTAAATCAATAGCTGCTAGTGAAGGATCAATTGTTAATCTTTCTCGTAAGATTTCTGATATGGCATACGGGATAGTGGCAAGGGCAGCTTTTGGGAAGAGGAGTAAAAACGAACAAGCATTCAAATCAGCAATTGTTGAAATAGCAAGTTTGTTGGGGGGATTTTGTATTGCTGATTTATATCCATCTATTAAAATGCTTCAAAGGATGAGCATggcaaagaaaaaaattgaaaaacttcaCATAGAGATTGATAAGGTAATGCAAGATATCATCGACGATCACAGAAGCACTCAGAGGTGTTAG